GATCTGTGGCGACAGCTCGTCGAGCACCTTGGGATCGACCCCGTAGCCTGCGTCGCCCATGAGGGCTTCGCCGGACAGCTTCAGCAGTACGCGCTTGTACTTGTACTCGCTCACGCGTCTCCCCTCACCCGTTCGCGCCCCTGAGATGCCGCTCGACCGCACCGGATAGTCCACGGGCCGGTCCTCGTGTGGTACCGGCCCGCCGGGAAAGCGGCTATCGGTGAGTCTAGCACTCGTGGCGCCCTACGACTCCTGCGTCTCGCCGAGCACGTAGCGCACGAACCGGGTGACGGCAACAGGCGCTCCGGCCTCGGAAGCGACCTTCTTGGCGACGTCGGCGATGGTGACCTCCGGGTCCTTCACGAACCCCTGCTCCATGAGGCAGAACTCCTTGAAGAACTTGTCGAGGCGACCGGTCGCGATCTTCTCCTGGATCGGCTCGGGCTTGCCGGACTCCGCGGCCTGGGCCTTGTAGATCGACATCTCGTGCTCGACCACGTCGGCGGGCACCTCGTCACGCGTCACCGAGATCGGCTGTGCGGCGGCGATCTGCATGGCGACGTCCTTGCCGAACGTGCGGAACGCGTCAGAGGCTGCGGCCTCTGCGGAGCCGGCGAAGCATTCGACGAGCACGCCGATGTTGCCGACGCCGTGGATGTAGGCGGTGACGCCGCCGAACTCGGAGCCGAGCTCGAAGCGGATGAAGCGCGGCAGCGTCATGTTCTCGCCGATCTTGGCGACCTTCTCACCGAAGAACTGCTCGACGGCGATAGTGGGGTCGTCGTGGTACGGCTGGGCCATGAGGGTGGCGACGTCGTCCGGGTCCTCGGTGGCGATGTGCTCGGCGAGCGAGCGCACGAACGCCTTGAAGTCCTCGTTGCGGGCGACGAAGTCGGTCTCGCAATCCACCTCGACGAGCGCGCCGATACTCGCGCTGTCAGAGACGAACGAGCCGATGATGCCCTCGTTGGTAGCGCGGCCGGCCTTCTTCGCCAGGTCGGCCAGGCCCTTCGTGCGCAGGTAGTCGACGGCGGCGTCCATGTCGCCGCCGCACTCGGCGAGCGCCTTCTTGCAGTCCATCATGCCCGCGCCCGAGATCTCGCGGAGCTCCTTCACCTTGGCGGCGGTGATCTCCATGTCCGACCCCTTT
Above is a window of Actinomycetota bacterium DNA encoding:
- the pyrH gene encoding UMP kinase (Catalyzes the phosphorylation of UMP to UDP), giving the protein MSEYKYKRVLLKLSGEALMGDAGYGVDPKVLDELSPQI
- a CDS encoding elongation factor Ts, which gives rise to MEITAAKVKELREISGAGMMDCKKALAECGGDMDAAVDYLRTKGLADLAKKAGRATNEGIIGSFVSDSASIGALVEVDCETDFVARNEDFKAFVRSLAEHIATEDPDDVATLMAQPYHDDPTIAVEQFFGEKVAKIGENMTLPRFIRFELGSEFGGVTAYIHGVGNIGVLVECFAGSAEAAASDAFRTFGKDVAMQIAAAQPISVTRDEVPADVVEHEMSIYKAQAAESGKPEPIQEKIATGRLDKFFKEFCLMEQGFVKDPEVTIADVAKKVASEAGAPVAVTRFVRYVLGETQES